aaataaggacaattataaaagaaaaagttgaCAAATAAATTGGACGAAGGAAATATTGTTTTTGAATGATATTAATTGTTAACCTATAGTCCTATACTCCATCCGTTTTAAATTAACACTAGTTATTTTAGttcaaaaaatgtcatttttaaaatttaagaatgacaattatttttatattatattcttgatattaaacaaatatattttttctaacactttttaatactaaaaacatttaataaataagagtgacttataaaaaaagatttgtgtttattattttcttaatgagTATGAATAGAATTAATGTAACAATCAAAATAGAATGGAAGGAATAGAGTGGTACTTCCTACGATTCTCGCTCTATACGTCTAATTATTTTGACTAAGCATGAAATTTTAATacgtaataaaaaataaattttgttgagTCTTCACATTAAAAATGTgtataatgtattaaaatattcttcaaatcttgtgattttaaatataacatgtactatagaaaaataacttttagcatcAGTAAATATGCTCATCAACTAAAGCGTGTATTTACAAAGACTAATATTACTTAATTGTCATTGAATTTAAAATCTCAACAACCTAccgaattttgaaatatttacaaagagtgttaattgatgctaaatatatattttttaactataattaattgtcattaactaattatcgctaaaaatcatttttaatgaattatattgaaagtaaatttttttttaaaaaaaaataatctactaaTGAGGAAACTAAGAAAACTAAATGTTTTTATGTGGATAGATTATACATTaggataagtttttttttttctgaaaaatgaacaaattaagTAGGCCATCCTAGTTCAATCAAGGATGAAACATAATTACAAGTAGAATCCAATACATTAGTTGTTCCTCAATCATATTCTTTCTAATTCTCCTTTGGTACCTTCTAGTTTTCcatcattattataattcatttataGTACCATattgtaaaattataaaatggcTTTATGGTCCATTAAGTCATTATTTCTTAGtcaaaaacatcaattaaagaTGACTATATAAATCATTATTATATGACCCCTCAATTAGAGCTCTCTTCTTCCATTGTGTTCCCTTAGTTGAACAAATGTTTACAACATGTATCCAACTTTATCATTACTTGTTGAATATTAAGAGATTTTGCACCTTACTTTGCCACTATAGTAAATTAGTGGAGTTGTCTCTTTGGCtttgattgtcattttatttgttgacttctttattattgtgttctttttacatatttgatttttaatatgttttgtttAAGTCGAAggtttatcaaaaataatttcactattaaaaatataataccaCATCAAATTGTGATTGTTTTCCCCTATAATGCATTTCTACTTTCATGATTTGATATCCTGGCATCCTAGGCGTAGAGAAATAATACTGATTATCTCAAACTTAGAAGTTAAATTACACTACAATAACGATACTATACGAAAGGTCTGACAGAAAAATAGCTTGATATTAAGATGATAAAAAGCTCAACACGGTCTCATTTATATTACTTTTCAAACATTGATTCAAATTTCCCTTCTTAACTAAGCAAGCTTTAGCATACATGTGGATAGAGCTTACACCTTGAAGCAAATGCTCGTATTTAGCGAATTTTTAACGATACAATAACAATTACGTCTCAATTCCTGCCAAGTAATAATATATCCATATAAAATACGATAATATCaaagattcaaaatatattcaagttcactatacatatacataaacgtatatataaaaataaaaattcatctcTGAAAACACCTGACAAGTCATtggtttctttttcttgtcaATTTTATGATATCTTTAGCTCCATTCATGCATAtccttcttttttctctctctccacAAGCTAGTCAATCAACATACATATGTACTCTAAATCAGCTCCCCCACCACCTCCATCTGCCCCTAACCCCACAAAAGCCCTCTCAaataattctttatattttatctttggagaagtattagttttattttcataCTATTAATgaccttaaaaatatttttcttggctaactaaatttaatatatctttAGTTTTGGCACATGGGTGAAATACGTTCTTAAATTCTCGTCAAATTTAGGGTGTTTTCAGTAATTCTTTCTACATTTTATTAAGAATTCTATATTTGTTTAAGAGTTTGAGACCGTTTGATATGTCATGTGAAAGATCAAGGAAGTATTTAAGTTGAGTTGGTCAAGTAGAGGAGAGTTTTAATAAGGTTGTCGATAGTTTGGTTATGAAACTAATAACTCACGCAAGTTTAAGGGTGTTCTCAACATTCCTCTcctttatttataataatgattCAGGTATAAGGGTGTTCTcaatatttctctcttttatttataatgatgaTTTCTTAATCAACTTGTGCACCTCGATTGTTTTCagataaatttcttatttatcttttaatattagTAAGCAagctttaagaaaaataattcaaactaTCTATATGTAATCTAGTAGAATATTATGAGGTAAGGGTCCGGGGTTGGGGACACGCGGGGATGGGGGAGGAGATAATAAGATTGAAATAGTTTTTATCgaacttgtttttcttttaatcctattaaaatattttatttttaaatttctgaaaataagagaaatttttttaagggGAAAAGGTAGTCAAACAAATTGAGTGGAGCTAATATAATTGACCATAATATAATCttattaaagatttattttcacttaGTGGGGTGATGATACTTAAATGAGTAGGAAataattattacttatattttactAGTTGGATTTTTTGTATAAGAAAGGAATAGAGAAACTATTTTGCTAGTACTTTATAGGCAAATTCACATGATTATTTGCTTTGGACTTGTCTACTAAAGGAGAGGAACACATTGTAAAAAGTATCcaaaataattaacaactcTAGCCCCACATTTGTCCCCCACTTTTAAGTACATTGATATATCTAGAGAAATTATCAAGATCTATAATTTCTATATCCCTTTGTGTGTTTTAGTTAATGCAAAGGAATCGAACGCTCGGAGTATGAAACTCATAAAATTATGATAGTTTAAAACAGCAGAATAATGGATTATTAAAGTATGAAAGTCGTAAATATATGATAGtttagatgtattttttttcattaactcAATTTTCAATGAATACtcaaacttcataaaaaaaatatgagttttttttaaaaaaaatgatttgtatATAATCTTACCCTGTATTAATCCTTTTTGCCTTTAAAATTGTATATCTTATGTAAGATACTATAGTATTTTCAATAAACGatatttggggggggggggggggccgAAAGGAGGAAAGGGGTCATCTTCACATGACCtttgtataaatttttgtaattatgaccaattttataaaattgaatttcaatcaaataattGTACCTCAATTCAATCTTATAGTAATTCATATGAGATCTTGATATTCATTTCACTCTAATTTAAACATGTCTATGTGTAGAGTATCTTTAAAAGACATTCATTTGGAACACaacaaagtaaaatttatttacCGTGACACTCTTAACAAGATTcttttcatatcaaaatttaaattcgaGACATCTGCTTAAAGATAAAACAATTTTACCGTGGTGCCACAATTCATGTCAATATAAATCCAACTTAGTGAAGGCCAAAGCCTTTCTTGGTgagaataagaatatattttagGAGGAATTTTTGCCATATGGTGAGCTTATTTGAACAAAATTGGTATTTATTCccattacttttattatttaatcttttttttccaCAAATAAATGTTCTTTTAAATTAGTTGTCATTCCCTTTTATTAGTGCTACCTTTTACAATCCAATTTCCTACTCCCAACAAATAAAGTAGAAGAAAGAACATTTAATTCTCTTCTACATAACCCCCACCCACCCCCTCCCTTAGTCTATTATTTCtctatgttttttaaaaagttataaacctcactaaattcatttatattttctgagtttaaattatatataccaataatgtgtaattaataatatttgcacaattcacatcacttataaaataattataagtaaaTCTCTCGATAAACATCAAATATGGTAAAAAGGGGGAGGGGAGAATAGAATTGTactattcattaaaaaattgcaatatatatatatatatatatatatgtgaatgaTTTAATTGTTCTCTTAAGGTtttttatgagatttttatCTCACGGCATAAAAtgatatttcatttcaattattttactgAATGCTAATTGCACTTTCATCCGCACAAATATCGAATAActcataagaaaataattatacttgGCCTACAAGAACTATCAAGATAGATCATGTTGCCTTATATAGGATCAAAATAGCCGTTTTTGATGCCTCAAGACGTCCAATTGTGTTGCACTTTTCCATAAATCTAGTTCATGAACTATCATTAAAGGGCGTTAATGGTGCGACGGATGAGATTATTCTTTTCTTAATCaaagattttgagtttgaattttgaatatgaaaaaattctTGGTAGAGACTAGAGAACACTTCCATCCAAAAGGGTTATACGCCACGTAAATTAAATTAGTCAGACTCTAATATGTATATCGAACACCCGAGGaaaactaataaacaaaaaacttTCATTGAAGAAAATGTGTAGTGTTTTTTCCTTCTCCATTATTCTCTTTGGCTTTTTTGATGGTATAAATCACTAAAATTGTACATATTGCCTTATATTGTAATTGAAGGCCCCAATGGCCAATATATTCCATTTCCCACTTGTCAAATTGATGTTAACAAAGGTATATATACCACctaaacttttttaaatttaaattttctttagaAACATTAGGGAAGAAATAGTAgaagaatatatttataatttgttatcggctaaacttttaaaatctatttattttagaaagtatttttttttacacaaaTTTGGAAAGTATCATTTGTGCTTGtctaaataatttgaaaaacacTATTTACAAATATTATGGCAACAAATTGTGTTTGgccaaaatttcaaaattatttctaggaaaaaataaatattattattttcagttTTTAATACTACTTgaaattacttattttctttctaaaaatttgaTCGAATTCCTTAATtctttacataaatattttttttaaataaattttttttcattttttaaaagcttGATCAAACGGATTATAAGACAATaaagaaagaacatttgtaaaaaaaatctaatcaTTGGATCCATACATTAATCATCACTAATACCATCTAATCAATAAGCTAATAAACATATAGTAATATCCTGTTATTCAACAATTATGTGAAACGTGAGACAATCATTGAagcaataataattaattagttaattttcttAAAGGTCATTTGCATAATTATCACTCCAAAAATAATGGAATTATTAGCTACGAACTTAATTCATCATTGTTAATCCATCGTTAATTTGCTCGATCTTAGCTAAAAAGGTATTGTGgtatttttgttgttaaataGAAATAACgatgaattttattgtttagctCTAGAGTTTAATTTGTGTTgtcaataatttttgttttttcttatttttatttttttaagtagtCATGTGGTCTTGGTCATGCTAAGatatttttgattaattattatccAGAATTTAAGGTGACTATATATAGTTGTGCCTTATTCaataattattgttaaaatattattcattctACTGAAAATTGGGTAGAATTAGCATAATAGAAACAAGATGATGTTTTACATATCCCCCAAAATTAGGGTGTCTTtttagtataataatttgagtAAGAAATAATCATAGCATGCACAAGACACAATGCAGGAGCTAAAAAAGGGTTGAGAAATAAATtgtgtaaataaaaaatttaaattgatactatatgttacTGGTGAAAGATGACAGATATGtgataaaattagttaaaatatatacaaattgatCCAAATATCACGAATatgataataaaaagaattaatcaCAAGTTGAAATCAAAATCATCGAATCCAAATTAAATCCAAAATCTTCGAGCTCCAAATTATAACAACTAACAGATATCAtgaccccccaaaaaaaatgaatgagacTAATATGTATAATCTAATAAGCTGCTCATATGATTTTACGAAAATGTCAATAGAGAACATGTATCgttgaatttttcaaaagtaaTGTATTTCAAAAGTTGTCCATATTtaacataaatacaataattaactttttttgaaaaatccgaACAATAGAATTCATATGTTTAGCTCACGGTTGAAAACTTTCCATCTTGTAGAGTAATTCTTACTGAATTTGAgcatttaatttgttataatagGTACAACAACTCAGTGGAAGgatgaaaaaaatcaataacCTAACAAACTTTGGCATCATCTTTGATCAACCATTCTTGAATTTTGAGGACCCATGTCAATCAACAACCATATCTCATTCTTACATTTTCATCAACCTAATATTCAGTCAAGTGCATGAATATATATCAAAGACGGGCAAGTGCATGTATATATATCAAAGACGGGCAAGTGACGATTAGCTGAGGGACCAAATAAAATAGATTGTAGCTAGGTACAAATAGTTCGTCAAGACGAATATGCATGCATGGTGTGTGAGAGAGAGtgtttttaagttatatatattaatgtcatAATTGTAAGAATCTTTtcttagaatatatatatatatatatatatatatatatatatatatatatatatgtttataattaAGGTTAAAATTACTTGTTgaatttctttaactttttcGTTCTTTACttcattatattttgaattttcttagtGACAATTCAGAAACAAAAGGTTCACTGAAAATaggattttaattttctagtctGAATCTGATTTTGCCGAGCTTGAATCTAAATTTTCCCTTATACCCCTAGCTTATTTACACCTATGTATGTCCTTCTTTCATAAGTCATTTTGGCACATGTGGTGGGTACTAAAACTTGGATGGACTCAAACTATGAgtgtcctttttttttcaacccAATATTCATAGCCCGTATTAGAATCTCGATTAAATCTGTATCGCGCATTGCGTGGTCGCTCCAAATAAGACTTTCTCTACACTCAAGCTCAAAAGTCGAACTCAAGACATCAGGTTGATGAATCAGTTCCACTACTGCACCATATTGACAACTATGAGTGTCCTTTGCTCCTATAATAAAGGCTTTTGATTTTGTCCCTTGTTGGATCACCCCATTGCTATATAGAAAGGGGAATTGGACTATTGGGCTTTTCCTCTCTTCTATTTAGGAGTAAAATAGTGTCACTAAGTTCACACAAAGCCAAAAATCTGACTAAAACCCAGAGTTGGATATAACAATACATGCAGAgaataagagagaaaaaaaagctttgctttcttattttgatatataaaaacTAGCCATTGGTCCTTGGTCATGGTCCCCTCCTCTCCCACTCTGCTAGtaacatattcaaaatttgaagtttacGAGTTCGTATATCGACTTCATTAACATACACAAAGTTTTCAATATGTATAAAAGATCTAAGCAAGAAGTTATCAAGTTTTGTATATCACAAGTAATTGCACGTAGATCTTCCTTCATCCTTCATAGGTTTAAGATTTGAACTTCATGAGTTTGAGTATTACCAAATTGGGCTTCGgaaatgtgtatatatatgtatatagtgTAAATAATTTTACGACATCAGATCATCTTTATATCTTGTATTGTAGATTTCCATTGGATGACATGATggtattaaaaattattttgttagtgcattttttttttcctataatacatatatagacgATTAGAgccaaaaaaatttacaaaagatTCTTACAATGCCTTTTACCATATAAAGGgtgaaaataaaacttaaagaaTTACTGTTTGTTTTATATACttgaaattgaaaagaaaaaaaaaagagtacacattGACTGTTtcatattttggaaaaataaataaattaaaaatgccAACATTATTCCTCTCCAATTATTGCAACCTATGTACCCCGATGAACTATTTTAATTGGTCACAAATTAATTTGGCTATGGTTACTcaattattagttattatttcaaaaaaaaaaaatcttcttctgatttcatttattttttttgacaaagaaaAGTATCTTTATGATATAATATCTACTCCTTTTTGTATCAATTTGTTAGTATGACTTTGACTgaacatgaaaatttaaaaaactaaagaGAACTCTTGAATCTTGTGATCTTCGTCAGTCCCTACTCTTAAGTTAGAGCAAGAAGCAAGGGATTGAGCGCATCTTTCCCCTTTCTATTAGTAGTAAGGTTATCAAAAGGCTTTCTGATTGCATGGGTGCTAACGCGACCTTCCTTCAGCTAGCTGAAAGGCACTTCAGCGTAAGATTAAGAGAGATACTTTCTCTTGGTGATCGATTCATTAGCAACGACGATAGACGCAATCAAAACATTgctaaaatcacaaaaaaaaaaattgtgaagatTTTCTTgggaattagtatgaaaattcgcaagaaacttattttcctgcaattttcatactaattcccAGAAAAATCCTCATGTAATGAATGTATAGTTTTCTTATAGTGTATGAGACCATCCTCCGCTCGCCGGAGAGATCAGTTTGTCCAGGACTCAAATCAGACTTCACCGAGTAATAAGACTATTCTATCTTATCTTAGCTACTCAGAAACCTAAACGATGGATGTCTCTTTTCCGTCTTCCCAAACGAATTTACCTGTTTGGGATATATCGATGTGTGGCGTGATAAGTCTTAAATTAAAGATAcgtaaaatatatcaaaataaaccaaaataataaaattaagtcTACATTTATTTATAATGAATATACTGGTTTAGACGCTTGAATCTATGTTGCACAAATGCAGAAAACCTTGTTTAAggattcttctttttttgtagGTCATTTATGGCACACATGAAGGACTCGAGCAATTGCAGAGGATTCGAAAAAGGAATTAATCGTGACTTTAAACTTGTTCTTTTCATGACCCCTCTTAATTGGAACTGAGACATGAGATCTAATACTTAAATGAAATACAAGTTATTTTGATTCAATCACACATCTTGAGataaagaaacataaaaaatataacgaTCGTGCCCGTAAGACCTTGCTCCTTTCTACTTGACGTTCTTTATTTTCCTCGGTTATTACCCTACATCTATTTCTTATAATGAATATTCTGGTCTAGACACTGGAGTCTAGCCATGGGCTATGGCCCATTTTGATCGATCTAAAATTAAGGGTCGAGACTATTAGACTTATTCTACTTGCACTCGTGATAGGCTTAGTCGTAAGCCGCTATCATTAGGTGGTGGGTGCCTTTCAGAAAGTAAAACTGACTAGCACATTAACGAGAGAAACAACTTGAAAAACAGGAGAGGCAAAGAACTTACACAAAACAAACACACTTTTATAAATAGACGCAACAGGAACAGAAACCAACAACATGACACAATTCAAAGTGCAGAAACATAAAAGGCTTCTGGTGGAACACCAAAAGGCAAGACTAGTTGAGAAATTGCACACAGACGTTGCAAATCCCAACAGACACAAGTTTGGACGTATAAGTCCATTATTCTGAGAAAACAACAGACActgaaataaaaacaacaatacGACCCTCAAGACAACACTACTCCTTTCCTTCTTTCTCTTCCTCCTTCCAGCAGCCCTTCAGAACGGACTTGGGAGATTCACAGTAAGGAGTTCTAGTGAACTTCTGGTAGACAATGGAACCGCCTTTGCCAAACTCTTCTGGACTCCACTCAGCAAGAGAGTAGCCCTTAACATCAACAGAGCAAACATGCTCCAGTAACTTGGTAGCAACATCAGCATGCAGAGCAATAGAGAACTCAGCTGGCTCAAAACATGCAAGCACCCTCTCAACCAGGGGACCCAACTCATTGGTTTTAGGATCATATCCAACAGATTCAAAGCTGGCATAGCTAAAGCCGTCCTCCGGGGTAATGTGAATGGTTGAAACAGCAGCTCCTTCAATAGAATTCATAGAATAACCACAGGgttcaaactcaaaatcacaTATCTCAGACTTGGGGAGGATCTTCCTGATGCCAGATCTAACAGTCATGTGAGCAGCCGAACTTTCTTCAGTTTTGTAGAAGACAGATGCCTTCTCCCTGTTCAAACCAGTCATACACATCTCAAGAGTGTAAACAGGGTCATTACACTGAACAGTCCCAGCTGAGGCAGAGTAGACATGCCATTTCTGTGTTTTGTCGGGATTTCCCATAATCACAGCCTTGCTACCGGCAGCAAGCTTTCCAAAATATCCATCGAGGACAGCAACTTCTTCAGAAAAGTGGCGGTGAGGAAACGATTGAGCACCAGGGAAAATGAAGCTCCCACGGGTATACCTCACGTCTTGTACTTTGAGAGACAAGGTCTCAGCCAACCTCAGAATGGGCGGAATTGCAAGAAGCAGCTTTGTGGTACCACATGTTTTGATGATTATCTTGTAAGAATAAACGAAGAGGCTCGACTCGGACAGCACATAGGAATCAACATAGTCATTTGACAGGTTATCAACAATGGTGCACTCAGCAGGTCCGAGAATTTCATCCAACTGTGCCTTTGTGAGAGATCGAAGTCCTTTTCCATTAGGATCAGCAAACAGACCAGGCTCGACGAAAGAAATTTCGAGCCTCTTTTCGAAACCTTCAAAACCAATGGCAGAAACTGGCAAGTCCATTTCCATTATGAAAAAGTTCACAACAGCAAAGGAAGTTAAAGCGGAAAATGTTCAAAGCAATGAGTGCAAAAGCAGGAAGTAgtaaaagaaggaagaaaaggAGTGAGGGTTTTACAAAAGAAGAAACTGAAAgcagaaattatttttttgtttttttttttggttgcgTCTATTGACGCTTTAAGGAAGGAAGTTTAGGGAATATCAGGATGGTTTGCGCGCGCACTGCATACAAAGGTAGAAAAAGAGAAGTGTCAGTTACAATATTCTCAACTCTCATTATTATGGCTCATGGGGATGGCATTCTAAAACAAATGAGATCCAGATACTTACGTTGGAGTAAGCAGCTGATCTGAACTTCTTCACTCCGCCGTTTGGTCGAACGTCTTCAATGCTGTAGCCGAGGGGAGCTTCGTAAAATAAGGAACTACTACTACTAGACTTCTTTTTACCACCTTTTGACTCCATTAGATCATTCACCTGTACATTCCAACAACTTGTAAGTTAAATCCACTGGATGCACAGCTAGACAATAAGAAAACTGAAACCCTAAGAAGGAACTGCAGATAACAGCCACAGAAttccaaaatatgaaaagtaaacATAAATATTTAGGCAAGCGATGATTTTGACAACAGATAACTAATAACTTTTGG
This DNA window, taken from Solanum lycopersicum chromosome 5, SLM_r2.1, encodes the following:
- the SAMDC gene encoding S-adenosylmethionine decarboxylase isoform X1 gives rise to the protein MEMDLPVSAIGFEGFEKRLEISFVEPGLFADPNGKGLRSLTKAQLDEILGPAECTIVDNLSNDYVDSYVLSESSLFVYSYKIIIKTCGTTKLLLAIPPILRLAETLSLKVQDVRYTRGSFIFPGAQSFPHRHFSEEVAVLDGYFGKLAAGSKAVIMGNPDKTQKWHVYSASAGTVQCNDPVYTLEMCMTGLNREKASVFYKTEESSAAHMTVRSGIRKILPKSEICDFEFEPCGYSMNSIEGAAVSTIHITPEDGFSYASFESVGYDPKTNELGPLVERVLACFEPAEFSIALHADVATKLLEHVCSVDVKGYSLAEWSPEEFGKGGSIVYQKFTRTPYCESPKSVLKGCWKEEEKEGKE